One part of the Bacillus sp. FJAT-45350 genome encodes these proteins:
- a CDS encoding PucR family transcriptional regulator, which yields MFQPTEKDNPLKSNFYDLEGIVDYISDMLGCPVTLEDGSHRLLAYSKHDIRTDTARIETIISRQVPQSVIHRLWKKGIIEKLHQDEKPVRIKAIDDIGLGNRVAISIRKQQEILGYIWILELDKSLTNAGLSFLQEATETVKTFLLKRSLQEKRKEEGYQQFFWQLLTGGIRSRDRIEANFHKLALALPSSFSVIVFHFETSLSEALKRQITYFLHASEHVDIPFFLFQENELTLFVVKNKGNLDETMLREFIRFAIEQWDLRYHIKNVKSCHGFIYQDVLKTENSYKEALKALALKEQFPKELENVLSYQGLGIYRYLEGIVENRENESHFPLSLLTLKSYDDKNQTELFQSLEVYLDSDCHVNEAAKILHIHPNTLNYRIKRIVELTNINLSDPKEKLDLYLEYKLRRLL from the coding sequence ATGTTCCAGCCTACAGAAAAAGATAATCCACTAAAATCAAACTTCTATGACCTAGAAGGTATTGTTGATTATATAAGTGATATGCTTGGATGTCCTGTGACACTTGAAGATGGTAGTCATAGACTTTTGGCATATAGTAAACATGATATAAGAACAGATACCGCTAGGATAGAGACAATTATTTCGAGACAAGTCCCACAGTCTGTCATTCATCGCTTATGGAAAAAAGGGATAATAGAAAAATTACATCAAGATGAAAAGCCCGTTAGGATTAAGGCGATAGATGATATCGGGCTAGGAAATCGTGTAGCAATCTCGATTCGTAAGCAACAAGAAATACTAGGGTATATTTGGATACTAGAGCTAGATAAGTCGTTAACGAATGCTGGTTTATCTTTTTTACAAGAGGCAACAGAAACAGTGAAGACATTCTTATTAAAAAGAAGTTTGCAGGAAAAGAGGAAGGAAGAAGGCTACCAACAATTCTTTTGGCAGTTACTTACCGGAGGAATTCGTTCAAGAGATAGAATAGAAGCTAATTTTCATAAATTAGCACTAGCCTTACCGTCATCCTTTTCTGTCATAGTTTTTCATTTTGAAACCTCTTTGTCTGAGGCATTAAAAAGACAGATAACGTATTTTTTGCATGCTAGTGAACATGTGGATATTCCCTTCTTTTTATTTCAAGAAAATGAATTAACTCTGTTTGTTGTAAAAAACAAAGGGAATCTAGATGAAACGATGTTACGTGAATTTATTCGGTTTGCTATTGAGCAATGGGATCTACGCTATCACATAAAAAACGTAAAAAGCTGCCATGGTTTTATTTATCAGGATGTTCTTAAAACGGAGAACAGTTATAAAGAGGCGTTAAAGGCATTAGCATTAAAAGAGCAATTCCCTAAAGAGCTAGAAAATGTTCTTAGCTATCAAGGGCTTGGGATTTATCGTTATTTAGAAGGAATAGTAGAGAATAGAGAAAATGAGAGTCACTTCCCATTGTCATTACTAACATTAAAGTCCTATGACGATAAAAATCAAACAGAACTCTTTCAATCTCTTGAGGTCTATTTAGACTCTGATTGTCATGTAAATGAAGCAGCAAAAATCCTTCATATTCATCCAAACACACTAAATTATCGAATAAAACGTATCGTTGAATTAACTAAT
- a CDS encoding HD domain-containing phosphohydrolase gives MIMKKLKDAYADEIIAKDVYYQNKLILKEGTTLTKSLKEKLKKLGVNEIYVQSDTPEKKKKITTTGQTQSNSQSQQIEENSYLFYETLKEIFLESRYGLALNNIEEIHWLSNLFTKIITNDSKKLLTQLKEWDYDSFLHSFDVFIISSLIAKMLKVKNIEEFASGCLLHDIGKKSIQKSVLQKTDKLTIEEYNQLKEHVNHGEKILSKMNFSQKILKLTKHHHERLDGNGYPSQLKENEIDTELRILSVVDVFSALSLKRHYRKALSSIEAIQFLLNNDEQFDLEIIKHLCLLLQIYPPQTTVRLSNEKLAKIMYVNHAKPYLPLIQEIQTESTFELPTDFTIKVTHINTFDQSLVKHEQEEKHEWKKFFYSLIQGQRNDAIYYFEKLADGMRVEDIYTNIFAKILKEIGDKWEVGELTIAEEHIVSVLIREIMNIKLPNYIQEGITKGKVALLTLGTEQHKLPLKIVSDALEVNGWNIHNLEVTLPVNDLLAFLNKKKIDYVGFSVTMPHNLQLLKRVIERIQGHSPHIGILLGGLALDSNHGFKGCLYANDAKEAVRIMNEHYQQHKN, from the coding sequence ATGATTATGAAAAAGCTTAAAGATGCATACGCAGATGAAATAATAGCTAAAGATGTTTACTATCAAAACAAACTTATCCTCAAAGAAGGAACCACGTTAACAAAATCCTTAAAGGAAAAGCTGAAAAAATTGGGAGTAAACGAAATCTATGTCCAATCAGATACACCAGAAAAGAAGAAAAAAATAACTACCACTGGTCAAACTCAGAGTAATAGTCAATCTCAGCAAATAGAAGAAAACTCGTATTTGTTCTATGAAACATTAAAAGAAATTTTTCTTGAATCTCGATACGGATTAGCTTTAAACAATATTGAGGAAATTCATTGGCTATCCAACCTCTTTACTAAAATAATCACTAATGATAGTAAAAAACTACTCACACAGTTAAAAGAATGGGATTATGACAGCTTTCTGCATTCATTTGATGTATTTATCATCAGCTCATTGATAGCCAAAATGCTAAAGGTTAAAAATATTGAAGAGTTCGCTTCTGGTTGTTTACTACATGACATAGGGAAAAAGTCGATTCAAAAGTCAGTTTTACAGAAAACAGATAAGTTGACAATCGAGGAGTACAATCAATTAAAAGAGCATGTGAACCACGGTGAAAAAATCTTATCAAAAATGAATTTCTCGCAAAAAATACTAAAATTAACCAAACACCATCACGAAAGACTAGATGGGAACGGATATCCCAGTCAACTAAAAGAAAATGAAATTGATACAGAGTTACGAATACTTTCAGTTGTTGATGTCTTTTCAGCTCTATCCTTAAAACGTCACTATCGAAAAGCTCTTAGTTCAATTGAAGCCATACAATTTTTATTAAACAACGATGAACAATTTGATTTAGAAATTATTAAGCATCTCTGTCTTCTCCTTCAAATATACCCACCACAGACCACTGTACGTTTATCTAATGAAAAGCTTGCAAAAATTATGTATGTAAATCATGCAAAACCCTACCTTCCACTCATTCAAGAAATCCAAACAGAATCTACCTTTGAACTCCCCACCGACTTTACAATTAAAGTTACTCATATCAACACATTTGACCAATCCTTGGTCAAACATGAACAGGAAGAAAAGCATGAATGGAAAAAATTCTTCTATAGCCTCATACAAGGTCAGCGAAACGATGCAATATATTATTTCGAAAAACTTGCTGATGGAATGAGAGTTGAAGACATCTATACAAATATATTTGCAAAAATCTTGAAGGAAATCGGTGATAAATGGGAAGTTGGAGAACTCACAATTGCCGAAGAGCACATTGTTTCTGTTCTAATAAGAGAAATAATGAATATTAAGCTACCGAATTACATTCAGGAAGGTATAACAAAAGGTAAGGTTGCACTATTAACTTTAGGAACTGAACAACATAAACTACCTCTAAAAATAGTTTCCGATGCTCTCGAGGTTAATGGATGGAACATTCACAACCTCGAAGTCACCTTACCAGTCAATGATTTACTTGCATTTTTAAATAAGAAGAAAATCGATTATGTTGGCTTTTCTGTGACAATGCCTCATAACCTTCAATTATTAAAAAGAGTCATTGAAAGAATTCAGGGGCACTCCCCTCATATTGGCATTCTACTAGGTGGTTTAGCCCTCGATTCAAATCATGGTTTTAAGGGATGCTTATATGCAAATGATGCGAAAGAAGCTGTTAGAATAATGAATGAACATTATCAGCAGCATAAAAATTAA
- a CDS encoding manganese catalase family protein — translation MIHRIDKLLIDLPRPKHADPNAATAVQELLGGEFGEMSTLNNYMYQSFNFRQKRKLKPFYDLIASITAEEFGHVELVANTVNLMLEGATYPGDPDNQPLRNAVDKRSLDHFIATAQTSTPGDNMGRPWDGRNVFNSGNLILDLLHNFFLECGARTHKMRVYEMTDNPVAREMIGYLLVRGGVHVVAYAKALEVATGVDMTKMIPIPDLDNKKFDATRKFEEQGIHRKLYTWSPSDYRDIDKIWKGKHPSDGQPVEVIIGSPEGAPMPDYEEVPQLFAPGISHEDFNEIAKRLQREAGL, via the coding sequence GTGCAAGAGTTATTGGGTGGAGAATTCGGTGAAATGTCTACGTTAAATAATTATATGTACCAATCGTTTAACTTTCGACAAAAGCGCAAGTTAAAGCCTTTTTATGATTTAATTGCTAGTATTACTGCTGAAGAATTCGGCCATGTTGAGTTAGTTGCAAATACAGTGAATTTGATGCTCGAGGGTGCCACATACCCAGGAGATCCAGATAATCAACCACTTCGTAATGCAGTAGATAAGAGAAGTCTCGATCATTTTATTGCAACAGCGCAAACGTCTACGCCTGGAGATAATATGGGTAGGCCTTGGGATGGAAGAAATGTATTTAATAGTGGTAATTTAATATTAGACTTACTTCATAATTTCTTCTTAGAATGCGGAGCACGTACCCATAAGATGAGGGTGTATGAGATGACTGATAATCCTGTAGCTCGTGAAATGATTGGTTACTTACTTGTTCGAGGAGGAGTGCATGTTGTCGCATATGCCAAAGCTCTTGAAGTTGCGACAGGTGTAGATATGACCAAGATGATTCCTATTCCAGATCTTGATAATAAAAAGTTTGATGCTACTCGAAAGTTTGAAGAGCAAGGAATTCATCGTAAGTTATATACATGGAGTCCTTCAGATTATCGTGACATTGATAAAATTTGGAAAGGAAAACACCCTAGTGATGGTCAGCCTGTAGAAGTGATTATAGGTTCACCAGAAGGAGCGCCAATGCCTGATTATGAGGAAGTCCCTCAACTGTTTGCGCCTGGTATATCACATGAAGACTTTAATGAAATAGCGAAACGATTGCAAAGAGAAGCTGGATTATAG